The Litoreibacter ponti genome includes a window with the following:
- a CDS encoding GNAT family N-acetyltransferase has protein sequence MSVQFATPTLETARLTLRGFRASDAETFVAAFGHDRMQYAGGPMTPKLAWRHFASNIGHWVVRGFGMFIVTAKGSDTPMGIVGHWFPHGWAEREVGWVLFNAEDEGKGYAFEAADACVDHAFGALGWDTAVSYIAPENAGSIKLAERLGATLDPDALLPETTTPCLIYRHPHRRTA, from the coding sequence ATGAGCGTTCAATTCGCCACCCCCACGCTAGAGACCGCGCGGCTGACCCTGCGCGGCTTCCGCGCGTCCGATGCCGAGACCTTCGTCGCGGCCTTCGGGCATGACCGGATGCAATATGCGGGCGGGCCGATGACCCCGAAACTGGCGTGGCGGCATTTCGCCTCCAACATCGGCCATTGGGTCGTGCGCGGCTTTGGCATGTTCATCGTGACCGCCAAGGGATCGGACACGCCCATGGGCATCGTCGGGCATTGGTTCCCCCATGGCTGGGCCGAGCGCGAAGTGGGCTGGGTGCTGTTTAACGCCGAAGACGAGGGCAAGGGCTACGCGTTCGAGGCCGCTGATGCTTGCGTCGATCATGCGTTCGGGGCCTTGGGCTGGGACACGGCCGTCAGCTACATCGCGCCGGAGAACGCAGGCTCGATCAAGCTGGCTGAGCGCCTTGGCGCGACGCTGGACCCGGATGCACTGCTGCCCGAGACCACGACGCCCTGCCTGATCTACCGCCACCCGCATCGGAGGACCGCGTAA
- a CDS encoding GNAT family N-acetyltransferase → MGHRDIPVIETKRLVLKGPESEDYPDFKATFTSFRARYMGGPLNPYEAWMLYAAEIGHWEIRGFGMWMIHDKDSGETLGMAGGWQPAMWPERELAWIIWPDVAGKGYALEAVDAARRYFYANGWEGAVSYLDPYNLDSVRLAERLGCVKDKGAQSIGQDDAVWRHPSPSALDDTQLAHGIALEISHYHDPAFKPKGFALD, encoded by the coding sequence ATGGGACATCGCGACATCCCCGTCATCGAAACAAAACGGCTGGTCCTGAAAGGACCGGAGTCGGAGGATTACCCCGACTTCAAGGCGACCTTCACCAGCTTCCGCGCCCGCTACATGGGCGGGCCGCTCAACCCGTACGAGGCGTGGATGCTCTATGCGGCCGAGATCGGCCATTGGGAAATCCGCGGCTTTGGCATGTGGATGATCCACGACAAGGACAGCGGCGAAACGCTGGGCATGGCGGGCGGCTGGCAGCCGGCCATGTGGCCCGAGCGCGAGCTGGCCTGGATCATATGGCCCGACGTGGCTGGCAAGGGCTACGCGTTGGAGGCCGTCGATGCCGCGCGGCGCTACTTCTACGCCAACGGGTGGGAGGGGGCTGTGAGCTACCTCGACCCCTACAACCTTGATTCCGTGCGTCTGGCCGAACGGCTGGGCTGCGTGAAAGACAAGGGCGCGCAATCTATCGGGCAAGATGATGCGGTGTGGCGGCACCCGTCGCCCTCTGCGCTCGATGATACCCAGCTGGCCCATGGCATCGCCCTGGAGATCAGCCACTATCACGACCCCGCCTTCAAGCCGAAAGGGTTTGCACTTGACTGA
- a CDS encoding chorismate mutase, protein MTDVVSKAAELLKEHRASIDRLDAILVYTLGERFKHTQAVGKLKAEHDLPPSDPDREAKQIARLEDLAQRADLDPEFAKSFLNFIIREVIQNHKKIKE, encoded by the coding sequence TTGACTGATGTTGTCTCGAAAGCCGCAGAGTTGCTCAAAGAGCATCGCGCCTCCATCGACCGGTTGGATGCGATCCTCGTCTACACGCTGGGCGAGCGGTTCAAGCACACGCAGGCCGTGGGCAAACTGAAAGCCGAGCATGATCTGCCGCCATCCGATCCCGATCGGGAGGCCAAGCAGATCGCCCGTCTCGAGGACCTGGCCCAACGTGCCGACCTCGACCCCGAATTCGCCAAATCCTTCCTGAATTTCATCATTCGGGAAGTCATCCAGAACCACAAGAAAATCAAAGAATAA
- the rpsP gene encoding 30S ribosomal protein S16 has translation MAMKIRLARGGSKKRPFYRIVAADSRFARDGRYVEKLGTYNPLLPKDSEERVKMDMERVQYWLGEGAQPTDRVSRFLEAAGVLEKKERANLKKGEPGKKAQDRVEEKAAKAAAAAEAAAAPAEEPADAPAEDAPAEEAAAEETTE, from the coding sequence ATGGCAATGAAAATCCGTCTGGCCCGTGGTGGGTCCAAGAAGCGCCCCTTCTACCGCATCGTGGCCGCCGACTCGCGTTTTGCGCGCGACGGCCGCTATGTCGAGAAGCTGGGCACCTACAACCCGCTGCTACCCAAAGACAGCGAAGAGCGCGTGAAGATGGACATGGAGCGCGTGCAGTACTGGCTGGGCGAAGGCGCCCAGCCCACCGACCGCGTGTCCCGCTTCCTGGAAGCCGCTGGCGTTCTGGAGAAGAAAGAGCGCGCCAACCTCAAGAAGGGCGAGCCGGGCAAGAAAGCCCAGGACCGCGTGGAAGAGAAGGCCGCCAAAGCAGCCGCTGCCGCCGAGGCCGCTGCTGCGCCTGCGGAAGAGCCTGCCGACGCGCCCGCAGAAGACGCACCGGCTGAAGAGGCCGCTGCCGAAGAGACCACCGAGTAA
- the bluB gene encoding 5,6-dimethylbenzimidazole synthase, which yields MRDFSRDFRDEFYELMRWRRDVRHFRTDAVDEAVLARCLDAFSLAPSVGLSEPWRILRVDSSEKRALARANFEDTNADALARYDGTARDSYASLKLAGMDRAPVHLAVFCDEATVKGRGLGAGTMPEMRRYSVVSAVTLFWLACRAEGLGLGWVSILDAPRLCRDLGAPETWALIGYFCLGHPKRDDDTPELERAGWDERASKLEIEVV from the coding sequence ATGCGAGATTTCTCCCGCGATTTTCGGGATGAATTCTACGAGTTGATGCGGTGGCGGCGCGATGTGCGCCACTTCCGCACCGACGCGGTGGACGAGGCAGTGCTGGCGCGCTGCCTCGACGCCTTTTCCCTGGCCCCCTCCGTGGGCCTGTCGGAGCCGTGGCGCATCCTGCGTGTAGACAGCTCCGAGAAGCGGGCACTGGCCCGCGCGAATTTCGAAGACACCAACGCGGACGCTTTGGCGCGCTACGATGGCACCGCCCGCGACAGCTACGCGTCGCTGAAGCTTGCGGGCATGGACCGCGCGCCGGTGCATCTGGCGGTGTTCTGCGACGAGGCGACCGTGAAAGGCCGCGGCCTGGGCGCGGGCACGATGCCCGAGATGCGCCGCTATTCGGTCGTGTCTGCCGTAACGCTGTTCTGGCTCGCTTGCCGGGCCGAAGGTCTGGGCTTGGGTTGGGTGTCGATTTTAGACGCCCCGCGGCTGTGCCGCGATCTGGGCGCGCCGGAGACTTGGGCGCTGATCGGCTATTTCTGCCTGGGCCATCCAAAGCGTGACGACGACACGCCCGAGCTAGAACGCGCAGGCTGGGACGAACGGGCGTCCAAACTGGAAATCGAGGTGGTCTGA
- the rimM gene encoding ribosome maturation factor RimM (Essential for efficient processing of 16S rRNA) — MSDQIVVGVIAGAFGVKGEVRLKSFCAVPEDIANYSPLTGENGVDYTIKITRTVKNGFAARLSGVRFKDEADALRGVKLSADRALLPSLPDDEYYHADLIGMDVFDTGGVEIGRVAAVQNHGAGDILELRGPKLKGSVLLPFTLDAVPTVDLSARRIIADPPEGLLD, encoded by the coding sequence ATGAGCGACCAAATTGTCGTGGGGGTCATCGCGGGCGCGTTTGGGGTCAAGGGCGAGGTGCGGCTGAAGAGCTTCTGCGCTGTGCCGGAAGATATCGCCAACTATTCGCCGCTGACGGGCGAGAACGGGGTGGACTACACCATCAAGATCACCCGCACCGTCAAGAACGGCTTCGCCGCGCGCCTGTCAGGCGTGCGCTTCAAGGACGAGGCCGACGCGCTGCGCGGCGTAAAACTGTCGGCAGATCGTGCGCTGCTGCCGTCCCTGCCCGATGACGAATACTACCACGCCGACCTGATCGGCATGGATGTATTCGACACCGGCGGGGTCGAGATCGGGCGCGTGGCGGCGGTGCAAAACCACGGCGCGGGCGACATCCTGGAGCTGCGCGGGCCGAAGCTGAAAGGCTCGGTTCTGCTGCCGTTCACGCTGGACGCCGTACCGACGGTCGACCTGTCCGCGCGTCGGATCATTGCGGACCCGCCCGAAGGTCTATTGGACTAG
- a CDS encoding 2-hydroxyacid dehydrogenase produces MKLLISRELPQAVLEAARAEFDVTLRDTSDPMTEAEVTEALGSYDLILPTLRDQFTGAAIRAANAPRTKLLANFGVGFNHIDVDAAREQGIAVTNTPGAVTDATADIALMLMLMTARRAGEGERLVRAGQWTGWQPTQMLGLHLTGKTIGIIGMGRIGQAIADRCRLGFGCKIVFANRSEKQVEGATQLASMEDVAQASDIVVAATPGGPATHHLIGADVFNTMRPNAIFVNISRGDVVDETALIAALQAGQIGGAGLDVYEFEPQVPEALIAMENVTLLPHLGTNTEEVRTDMGMMALDNLRAFAKGAPLPNPV; encoded by the coding sequence ATGAAGCTGCTCATTTCCCGCGAACTCCCGCAGGCCGTGCTCGAAGCCGCGCGCGCCGAGTTCGACGTCACCCTGCGCGACACATCAGATCCCATGACCGAGGCCGAGGTGACCGAGGCGCTCGGCAGCTACGACCTGATCCTGCCCACCCTGCGCGACCAGTTCACCGGCGCCGCAATTCGCGCGGCAAATGCGCCGCGCACAAAGCTGCTCGCCAATTTCGGCGTGGGATTTAACCATATCGACGTCGACGCCGCCCGCGAGCAAGGCATCGCCGTCACCAACACGCCCGGTGCCGTCACCGACGCCACCGCCGATATCGCGCTGATGCTGATGCTGATGACCGCCCGCCGCGCGGGCGAGGGCGAACGGCTTGTGCGCGCGGGGCAATGGACCGGCTGGCAGCCCACGCAGATGCTTGGCCTGCACCTGACGGGCAAGACCATCGGCATCATCGGCATGGGCCGCATCGGTCAGGCCATCGCGGATCGCTGTCGCCTCGGCTTTGGCTGCAAGATTGTTTTCGCCAACCGCTCTGAGAAACAGGTCGAAGGCGCGACCCAGCTCGCCTCGATGGAAGATGTCGCGCAGGCCAGCGACATCGTGGTCGCCGCCACCCCCGGCGGCCCCGCGACCCACCATCTGATCGGGGCGGACGTCTTCAACACCATGCGCCCTAACGCGATCTTCGTGAATATCTCCCGCGGCGACGTGGTGGACGAGACAGCACTAATCGCCGCTCTTCAGGCCGGCCAAATCGGCGGTGCGGGGCTCGATGTCTACGAGTTCGAACCGCAGGTCCCCGAGGCGCTGATCGCCATGGAAAACGTCACCCTGCTGCCCCATCTCGGCACCAACACCGAAGAGGTCCGCACGGATATGGGGATGATGGCGCTCGACAATCTCCGCGCTTTCGCCAAGGGCGCGCCGTTGCCAAATCCGGTCTGA
- a CDS encoding tRNA-binding protein, with protein sequence MTPEITFDDFLKVDIRVGQITRAEPYPEARKPAIKLWVDFGPDLGERKSSAQITKHYVPEDLPGRNVMAVVNFPPRQIGKFMSEILVLGVPDEDGEVVLLTPDKDVAIGGRLY encoded by the coding sequence ATGACGCCGGAGATCACCTTCGACGACTTCCTGAAGGTCGATATCCGCGTGGGCCAGATCACCCGCGCCGAGCCCTACCCCGAGGCCCGCAAACCCGCGATCAAGCTTTGGGTCGATTTCGGCCCCGATCTGGGCGAGCGCAAAAGCTCCGCCCAGATCACCAAGCACTACGTGCCTGAGGACTTGCCCGGCCGCAATGTGATGGCCGTGGTCAATTTCCCGCCGCGCCAGATTGGTAAATTCATGTCCGAAATCCTCGTGCTCGGCGTGCCCGACGAAGACGGCGAGGTGGTCCTGCTCACCCCCGACAAAGACGTGGCCATCGGCGGAAGGCTATATTGA
- the proC gene encoding pyrroline-5-carboxylate reductase: MDFTEINQRGLVLLGCGKMGSALLEGWLKGGIDAGSVHVLDPAPSEWLKGQGVQINGQLPENPAICLLAVKPQMMGEALPRMRALGNGETLFLSIAAGTSIHHFEQALGDRTPIIRSMPNTPAAIGRGITAIIGNAHATPAHLDMADGLLRAVGQVVRLSSEDQIDAVTGVSGSGPAYVFHLIETLAAAGAAQGLPPDMAMQLAKATVAGAGALAEEATEDPAQLRINVTSPGGTTAAALNVLMDEDTGFPHLLSEAVKAATERGRELGK; this comes from the coding sequence ATGGATTTCACTGAAATTAACCAACGCGGGCTGGTGCTGCTGGGCTGTGGCAAGATGGGCTCCGCCCTGCTCGAAGGCTGGTTGAAGGGCGGCATCGACGCCGGGTCCGTGCATGTCTTGGATCCCGCGCCATCCGAATGGCTCAAAGGTCAAGGCGTTCAGATCAATGGGCAATTGCCCGAAAATCCTGCCATCTGCCTGCTCGCCGTCAAGCCCCAAATGATGGGCGAGGCGCTGCCAAGGATGCGCGCGCTCGGCAATGGCGAAACGCTGTTCCTCTCCATCGCCGCAGGCACCTCCATTCACCATTTCGAGCAGGCTCTGGGCGACCGGACCCCTATCATCCGCTCCATGCCCAACACGCCCGCCGCCATCGGGCGCGGCATCACCGCGATCATCGGCAACGCCCACGCGACGCCCGCCCATCTTGATATGGCGGACGGCCTGCTGCGCGCCGTGGGGCAGGTCGTGCGACTCAGCTCCGAGGACCAGATCGACGCGGTCACCGGCGTCTCCGGCTCCGGCCCGGCATACGTTTTCCATCTGATCGAAACCCTCGCCGCCGCGGGCGCGGCCCAGGGCCTGCCGCCAGATATGGCGATGCAATTGGCCAAGGCCACCGTCGCGGGCGCGGGCGCATTGGCAGAGGAAGCGACCGAGGACCCCGCACAGCTGCGTATCAACGTCACCAGCCCCGGCGGCACGACCGCGGCTGCGCTCAACGTCCTGATGGACGAAGACACAGGCTTCCCGCATCTGCTCTCGGAAGCTGTCAAAGCCGCCACAGAGCGCGGCAGGGAGCTGGGCAAATGA
- a CDS encoding YbjN domain-containing protein, giving the protein MSSLEHYFETEDLHPIDLVETLAAHHDWEFDRIAEDQIAMAIEGQWRTYSITLAWSDHDETLRLVSTFEMEPPEEKLPALYEMLNRANDTCWTGAFTYWEAQRLMVYRYGLILSGGLGAGADQVDRMLSAAVMASERFYPAFQLVCWGDRSPKQAMDVAIAEAYGRA; this is encoded by the coding sequence ATGTCAAGCCTAGAGCACTACTTCGAGACCGAGGATTTGCACCCGATCGACCTGGTGGAAACCCTCGCGGCCCATCACGACTGGGAATTCGACCGCATCGCCGAGGACCAGATCGCCATGGCGATCGAGGGCCAGTGGCGGACCTACTCGATCACGCTCGCATGGTCGGACCATGACGAGACCCTGCGCCTTGTCTCCACCTTCGAGATGGAGCCGCCGGAAGAGAAACTGCCCGCGCTCTACGAGATGCTGAACCGGGCCAACGACACCTGCTGGACCGGCGCATTCACCTACTGGGAGGCGCAGCGCCTGATGGTCTACCGTTACGGGCTGATCCTGTCGGGCGGCCTTGGCGCAGGGGCCGATCAGGTCGACCGGATGCTCAGCGCCGCCGTCATGGCGTCCGAGCGCTTCTACCCCGCATTCCAACTGGTGTGCTGGGGCGACCGCTCGCCGAAGCAGGCGATGGATGTTGCCATTGCGGAAGCCTACGGGCGCGCATAA